From the genome of Carettochelys insculpta isolate YL-2023 chromosome 12, ASM3395843v1, whole genome shotgun sequence, one region includes:
- the GABPB1 gene encoding GA-binding protein subunit beta-1, which produces MSLVDLGKKLLEAARAGQDDEVRILMANGAPFTTDWLGTSPLHLAAQYGHYSTTEVLLRAGVSRDARTKVDRTPLHMAASEGHANIVEVLLKHGADVNAKDMLKMTALHWATEHNHQEVVELLIKYGADVHTQSKFCKTALDIAIDNGNEDVAEILQIAMQNQINTNPESPDTVTIHAATPQFIIGPGGVVNLTDETGVSAVQFGNSSTSVLATLAALAEASAPLSNSSETPVVATEEVVTAESVDGAIQQVVSSGGQQVITIVTDGIQLGNLHSIPTSGIGQPIIVTMPDGQQVLTVPATDIAEETVISEEPPIKRQCIEIVENRVESAEIEERETLQKQLDEANREAQKYRQQLLKKEQEAEAYRQKLEAMTRLQSNKEAV; this is translated from the exons ATGTCCCTGGTAGATTTGGGAAAGAAGCTTTTAGAAGCTGCACGAGCGGGTCAAGATGATGAGGTTCGCATTTTGATGGCGAATGGAGCACCTTTTACCACAGATTGG TTGGGAACATCACCCCTTCATCTGGCAGCACAATATGGGCACTATTCAACAACAGAAGTGTTACTTCGAGCTGGTGTAAGTCGGGACGCCAGAACCAAAGTGGACAGAACTCCATTACATATGGCAGCATCTGAAGGCCATGCAAACATAGTGGAAGTCTTACTTAAG CATGGTGCTGATGTTAATGCAAAGGACATGCTAAAAATGACAGCTCTGCACTGGGCTACAGAGCACAATCACCAGGAGGTGGTTGAACTCTTAATAAAATATGGAGCAGACGTTCACACACAAAGTAAATTTTGCAAAACTGCATTAGATATTGCAATAGACAATGGAAATGAAGATGTAGCGGAAATATTACAG ATTGCAATGCAGAATCAAATCAATACAAATCCAGAGAGTCCTGATACTGTGACAATACATGCTGCCACACCACAATTTATCATTGGACCTGGAGGGGTGGTGAACCTAACAG ATGAGACGGGAGTATCTGCTGTACAATTTGGAAATTCATCAACATCAGTGTTAGCTACATTAGCAGCTTTAGCAGAAGCATCTGCTCCACTGTCCAACTCTTCAGAAACACCAG TTGTGGCTACAGAAGAAGTAGTGACTGCAGAATCTGTGGATGGTGCAATTCAGCAAGTTGTCAGTTCTGGAGGTCAACAAGTTATTACTATAGTTACAGATGGTATTCAGCTTGGTAACCTCCATTCAATTCCAACCAGTGGAATAGGTCAGCCAATCATTGTGACCATGCCAGATGGACAGCAAG TATTAACAGTGCCGGCAACAGATATTGCTGAAGAAACTGTAATTAGTGAAGAACCACCAATCAAGAGGCAGTGCATTGAGATTGTTGAAAATCGTGTGGAGTCTGCAGAAATAGAA gaaagagaaactCTACAGAAACAGCTGGATGAAGCAAATAGAGAAGCACAAAAGTATCGCCAGCAACTTCTAAAGAAAGAGCAAGAAGCAGAGGCCTATCGACAGAAATTAGAGGCAATGACCCGTCTCCAGAGTAATAAAGAAGCTGTTTAA